From a region of the Leptospira kmetyi serovar Malaysia str. Bejo-Iso9 genome:
- a CDS encoding sensor histidine kinase, with protein sequence MTDWNEKSRLDPDELLRKIQEEEKKEVSGKLKVFFGMVAGVGKTYAMLNAARALKKEGVDVVVGYIETHGRKETEELLEGLEILPRKKLQHRGIEFEEMDIDSILKRKPEVVLVDEFAHTNIPGSRHVKRYQDVIEILNHSINVFTTLNVQHLESQVEAVEKSALVKIRETIPDSVLDMADEILLIDLSPDDLRKRLQEGKVYVAEKADLAGDHFFKKENLSFLRETALNYTARHVNSAPDSTKFREKILVAINASSDSYSLLRYAKRLAYERNGELFAIYNQTRENLSKENVSQLEKNLNFARELGSEILYTADEDLVESILRIAEQKNITRVVLAKRNQSWWNRWNSTVSKLSRTSTNFELCLVPYDQRRDLGEESILDRFLRTSSGGKQYVASFALILLATSLSLFLEPITGYWSISFLYLFFVSAIGSFFSKGPTILAGLLSGIFWDFLFIPPRYTFFIEKLEDVLMFGSFLFISIIIGNVTSRLRQKEKTLVNRELRLTTLYDLSKELGHAREIRQISEIGAENLKKVFQTDVTILLENQGSIDSNSSRAGNFFPDAKETAVANWVYKNKTPAGKFTDTLPLSSGTYFPMVAPGKIIGVVGIVLGERLNLDQENLLLTMGNQIALALERELLSEETRTRYLANQSERLYTIIFNSLSHELKTPLSTIRGAVTALMEPEIGAAEEARNELLNEINESSMILNLLLGNLLDMSRYESGFLKLRMDWHDPSDLVHVVVRRLRQTVKNSRCVIRLPENPIPTWMDFTLMEQALFNVVFNAVQISPEGSPVSIELICKKDKMQYFVEDNGPGIPEEELEKIFEKFYRSKNQSHVGSGLGLSISKSIVETHGGTLIAENRKEGGARFCIEIPVKPG encoded by the coding sequence ATGACCGACTGGAACGAAAAATCGCGTTTGGACCCGGACGAACTTCTTCGTAAGATTCAAGAAGAGGAAAAGAAAGAAGTTTCCGGAAAGCTGAAAGTTTTTTTCGGGATGGTCGCGGGTGTGGGAAAAACCTACGCGATGTTAAACGCCGCGCGCGCTTTAAAAAAAGAAGGCGTAGACGTCGTGGTCGGTTATATCGAAACACACGGGCGCAAGGAAACGGAAGAACTTCTCGAAGGACTTGAAATACTTCCCCGAAAAAAACTGCAACACAGAGGAATCGAATTCGAAGAGATGGACATAGACTCCATTCTCAAACGAAAACCCGAAGTCGTTTTGGTGGACGAGTTCGCGCACACCAACATTCCGGGAAGTAGACACGTTAAGCGTTATCAGGACGTAATCGAAATTCTCAACCACAGCATAAACGTATTCACGACTTTGAATGTTCAACATTTGGAAAGTCAAGTGGAAGCCGTTGAAAAAAGCGCGCTCGTAAAAATCAGGGAAACCATTCCCGATTCCGTTTTGGACATGGCGGACGAAATCCTATTGATCGATCTTTCCCCGGACGATCTCAGAAAAAGATTGCAGGAAGGCAAGGTCTACGTTGCGGAAAAGGCCGATCTCGCGGGAGATCATTTTTTCAAAAAGGAAAATCTTTCCTTTCTTCGTGAAACCGCTCTCAACTACACGGCGAGACACGTCAATAGCGCGCCCGATTCCACGAAATTCAGGGAAAAAATTCTCGTAGCGATCAACGCGAGCTCCGATTCTTATTCGTTATTACGTTATGCGAAACGTCTCGCATACGAACGAAACGGGGAACTGTTTGCGATCTACAATCAGACAAGGGAGAATCTTTCCAAAGAAAACGTAAGTCAATTGGAAAAGAATCTGAACTTTGCGAGGGAACTCGGTTCTGAAATTCTTTACACGGCGGACGAAGACCTCGTCGAATCCATCCTCAGAATCGCGGAACAAAAAAACATAACGCGTGTCGTATTAGCAAAACGGAATCAATCCTGGTGGAACCGATGGAACTCCACGGTTTCCAAACTTTCCAGAACGAGCACCAACTTCGAACTTTGTCTCGTTCCTTACGATCAACGGCGCGACCTCGGCGAAGAATCGATTCTCGATCGTTTTTTAAGAACCTCGTCCGGCGGAAAACAATACGTAGCTTCTTTCGCATTGATTCTTTTGGCCACTTCGCTAAGTCTCTTTTTGGAACCGATCACTGGTTATTGGAGTATCTCGTTTTTATATCTCTTTTTCGTTTCGGCGATCGGTTCCTTTTTTTCCAAAGGGCCCACCATTCTCGCGGGTTTGTTATCCGGAATCTTTTGGGATTTTTTATTCATCCCGCCGAGATACACTTTTTTTATCGAAAAGCTGGAAGACGTTTTGATGTTCGGTTCCTTTTTGTTCATATCGATCATCATAGGCAACGTCACTTCTCGTTTGAGACAAAAGGAAAAAACATTGGTCAACCGGGAACTTCGTTTAACAACGTTGTACGATCTTTCCAAAGAACTGGGGCACGCGCGGGAAATCCGGCAGATTTCCGAAATCGGAGCGGAGAATTTAAAAAAGGTTTTTCAAACCGACGTAACGATCCTCTTGGAAAATCAGGGAAGCATCGATTCCAATTCCTCCCGAGCGGGAAATTTTTTTCCGGACGCGAAAGAAACCGCGGTCGCAAACTGGGTTTATAAAAACAAAACTCCGGCGGGAAAATTTACGGACACTCTTCCCTTGTCTTCGGGAACGTATTTCCCGATGGTCGCCCCCGGAAAAATCATAGGAGTCGTCGGAATCGTCCTCGGCGAAAGACTCAACTTGGATCAGGAAAATCTTTTGCTCACGATGGGAAATCAAATCGCACTCGCACTCGAAAGAGAATTGTTATCCGAAGAAACGAGAACGAGATACTTGGCCAATCAATCCGAAAGGTTATACACGATCATCTTCAATTCGCTTTCGCACGAACTCAAAACTCCTCTGTCCACGATCCGAGGAGCGGTGACCGCTTTGATGGAACCGGAAATCGGAGCGGCGGAAGAAGCGCGCAACGAATTGTTAAACGAAATCAACGAAAGCAGTATGATCCTCAACCTTCTACTCGGAAATCTTTTGGACATGAGCCGATACGAATCGGGCTTTTTAAAGTTGAGAATGGACTGGCACGATCCTTCCGATCTCGTTCACGTCGTCGTTCGACGACTCAGACAAACCGTAAAAAACAGTCGTTGTGTGATCCGATTGCCGGAGAATCCGATTCCGACTTGGATGGATTTTACTTTGATGGAACAGGCGCTTTTTAACGTCGTATTCAACGCGGTTCAAATTTCTCCCGAAGGTTCTCCCGTATCCATAGAACTTATATGCAAAAAAGATAAAATGCAATACTTCGTGGAGGACAACGGACCCGGAATCCCCGAGGAAGAACTTGAAAAAATCTTCGAGAAATTTTATAGAAGTAAGAATCAATCTCATGTGGGAAGCGGGCTCGGACTTTCCATCAGCAAGTCCATCGTGGAAACGCACGGAGGAACCTTGATCGCGGAAAATAGAAAGGAAGGAGGAGCCAGATTTTGTATAGAGATTCCCGTAAAGCCCGGTTGA
- the kdpB gene encoding potassium-transporting ATPase subunit KdpB: MSRKSKVFLESGVFQEAAIQSLKKLSFRSQAKNPVMFIVFLGALFTSWIFFKDLYGGVYSSFNLQIGLWLWFTVLFANFAEAIAEGRGKARTDSLKKTRTNIIAKKLIGGDISPVPGTTLRIGDIVICEAGDSIPGDGEIIDGIASVDESAITGESAPVVRESGGDRSAVTGGTRVLSDKITIRITAEQGNTFLDKMIALVEGAKRQKTPNEIALTMLLSGLSFVFLIAVISLPLFAEFVAKEGGQHANLPIPILISLLVCLIPTTIAGLLSAIGISGMERLIRFNVISKSGKAIEAAGDIDILLLDKTGTITLGNREARAFYPASGVDEKYLADVAQLSSLADETPEGRSIVVLAKEKFGFRERNLSEMEGEFIPFSASTKMSGVDLKKQGRVIRRIRKGAGDAIRIYLYNFSQKISPEMEDVIQKIAQKGSTPILVAEDSKLLGVIELKDIVKGGLKERFASLRKMGIRTVMITGDNQLTAAAIAAEAGVDDFLAEATPETKLKKIREQQGKGYLVAMIGDGTNDAPALAQSDVGVAMNTGTQTAREAGNMIDLDSNPSKLIEIVEIGKQLLMTRGALTTFSIANDVAKYFAILPALFGTFYALGETDGPLSVLNLMRLGSPQSAVLSAVIFNALVIPALIPLALKGVAYKPLGADKILKRNLTIFGLGGIVTPFLGIKLIDTALVLLGIA; the protein is encoded by the coding sequence ATGAGCCGCAAATCGAAAGTATTTTTAGAATCCGGAGTTTTTCAGGAAGCCGCGATCCAATCCTTAAAAAAATTGAGCTTCCGTTCCCAGGCAAAGAATCCGGTGATGTTCATCGTTTTTCTGGGCGCGTTATTCACCTCTTGGATCTTCTTCAAGGATTTATACGGAGGAGTCTATTCTTCCTTTAATCTTCAGATCGGTCTTTGGCTTTGGTTCACCGTTCTTTTTGCGAACTTTGCGGAAGCGATCGCCGAAGGAAGAGGAAAGGCGAGAACGGACAGTCTTAAAAAAACGAGAACGAATATTATCGCCAAAAAACTGATCGGAGGGGACATTTCTCCAGTTCCGGGAACTACATTAAGAATCGGTGATATAGTTATCTGCGAAGCGGGAGATTCGATTCCGGGCGACGGAGAAATCATCGACGGAATCGCAAGCGTGGACGAATCCGCGATTACGGGAGAATCGGCCCCGGTCGTCCGGGAAAGCGGAGGAGATCGTAGCGCGGTGACCGGCGGAACCAGAGTGTTAAGCGACAAGATCACGATCCGCATCACCGCCGAACAAGGAAACACGTTCTTGGATAAGATGATCGCGCTTGTGGAAGGAGCCAAACGTCAAAAAACTCCGAACGAAATCGCTCTTACGATGTTGTTGTCCGGTTTATCGTTCGTGTTTTTGATCGCTGTGATCAGCCTTCCCCTCTTTGCGGAGTTCGTCGCAAAAGAAGGAGGTCAACACGCCAATCTTCCGATTCCGATTCTGATCTCGCTCCTCGTATGTTTGATCCCGACCACGATCGCCGGTTTACTTTCCGCGATCGGAATTTCCGGCATGGAACGTTTAATTCGGTTTAACGTAATCTCGAAAAGCGGAAAGGCGATCGAAGCCGCAGGAGATATCGACATTCTTCTTTTGGACAAAACCGGAACGATCACGTTAGGCAACCGCGAAGCGAGAGCATTCTATCCCGCAAGCGGAGTCGACGAAAAATATCTGGCCGACGTCGCGCAACTTTCCTCTCTCGCGGACGAAACTCCCGAAGGAAGATCCATTGTCGTATTAGCAAAAGAGAAATTCGGATTCAGGGAAAGAAATCTTTCCGAGATGGAAGGAGAATTTATTCCGTTCAGCGCATCGACGAAGATGAGCGGAGTCGATTTAAAAAAACAGGGAAGAGTGATCCGAAGAATCCGAAAAGGAGCGGGCGACGCGATTCGAATCTATCTCTACAACTTCAGTCAAAAAATTTCACCGGAGATGGAAGACGTAATCCAAAAGATCGCCCAGAAAGGAAGTACGCCGATCCTTGTCGCCGAAGACAGCAAACTTCTCGGAGTTATCGAACTCAAGGACATCGTAAAGGGAGGTCTCAAGGAACGATTCGCAAGTTTGCGTAAGATGGGAATTCGAACCGTGATGATCACGGGAGACAATCAACTCACCGCCGCCGCGATCGCCGCCGAAGCCGGAGTGGACGACTTTCTTGCGGAAGCGACTCCCGAAACCAAACTCAAAAAAATTCGGGAACAACAAGGAAAGGGTTATCTCGTCGCGATGATCGGAGACGGAACGAACGACGCGCCCGCTCTCGCACAATCGGACGTCGGCGTAGCGATGAACACCGGAACCCAAACCGCAAGAGAAGCCGGAAACATGATCGATCTCGACAGCAATCCGAGCAAACTCATCGAGATCGTGGAAATCGGAAAACAACTTTTGATGACGAGAGGAGCCCTGACCACCTTTAGCATCGCGAACGACGTCGCAAAGTATTTCGCGATTCTACCCGCCCTATTCGGAACTTTCTACGCGTTAGGCGAAACGGACGGTCCGTTATCCGTTCTCAATTTAATGCGACTTGGATCTCCCCAAAGCGCGGTGCTCAGCGCCGTGATCTTCAACGCGCTCGTGATTCCCGCGTTGATTCCTTTGGCGTTAAAGGGAGTAGCCTATAAACCTCTGGGAGCGGACAAAATATTAAAACGAAATCTGACGATCTTCGGTTTAGGCGGGATCGTCACCCCTTTTCTCGGAATCAAACTGATCGACACTGCCTTGGTTTTGTTGGGAATCGCTTAA
- the kdpA gene encoding potassium-transporting ATPase subunit KdpA: MATEWIQLSIFLFTIVLLSPLLGTYLYWVFTSSTTLRFESILYGICGVDPNKNMNWKEYTISLILFNLFGFILLFSILFFQNILPLNSGNFPGLDPYLALNTAASFTTNTNWQAYSGEVSLSYFSQSVGLTTQNFVSAATGLCVLLVLARGFRANSNGELGNFWKDLIRGILYILFPLSFILALLLAGTGVVQTFSDSITTTTLEGNVQILPLGPAASQIAIKQLGTNGGGFFGVNSAHPFENPTPISNFLQMISILLLPGACVFLYGRIVGNLKHAWVIFCVMFSIFSFGLLAIWFSESSFNPISNSFGFWEGKEVRFGILNSSIWGAATTVASNGSVNAMHDSFSPIGGLVEILNIQLGEVIFGGVGAGMYGMILFVLLTVFLSGIMVGRSPEYLGKKIEKREIQMSILGILLPSTVILLFTAISVSLPEGTSSLSNRGPHGLSEILYAFSSGAGNNGSAFAGLNVNTPYYNILIGLAMILGRFGVILPVLAIAGSSADKKRSEVSSEGAFSVEGGTFYVLLLSVIVIVGALTFFPVLTIGPILEHFLMLQGKTF; the protein is encoded by the coding sequence ATGGCCACGGAATGGATTCAACTTTCGATCTTTCTTTTTACGATCGTCCTGCTTTCTCCCTTGTTGGGGACGTATTTGTATTGGGTTTTCACCTCGTCCACGACGCTTCGATTCGAATCGATTCTTTACGGAATCTGCGGCGTCGATCCGAACAAAAACATGAACTGGAAAGAATATACGATTTCCCTAATCTTATTCAATCTTTTCGGCTTTATTCTTCTTTTTAGTATATTATTTTTTCAGAATATTCTTCCGTTGAATTCGGGGAACTTTCCGGGACTCGATCCTTATCTCGCCTTGAATACCGCGGCCAGCTTTACGACCAATACGAATTGGCAGGCATACAGCGGAGAAGTTTCTCTTAGCTATTTTTCCCAAAGCGTGGGTTTGACGACTCAGAATTTTGTCAGCGCGGCAACGGGTCTTTGTGTTTTGCTCGTTCTTGCAAGAGGATTCCGCGCCAACTCGAACGGAGAACTCGGAAACTTTTGGAAGGATCTGATTCGCGGAATTCTTTATATTCTATTTCCTTTATCTTTTATTCTCGCGTTGTTGCTTGCGGGGACGGGAGTCGTTCAAACGTTTTCGGATTCGATCACGACGACGACCTTGGAAGGAAACGTTCAAATTCTTCCCCTGGGACCGGCGGCCTCGCAGATCGCGATCAAACAACTCGGAACAAACGGAGGAGGATTTTTCGGAGTCAACAGCGCGCATCCTTTCGAAAACCCGACTCCAATCTCCAACTTCTTGCAGATGATCTCCATTCTACTCTTGCCCGGAGCCTGCGTTTTTTTATACGGAAGAATCGTGGGAAATCTCAAACACGCATGGGTGATCTTCTGCGTTATGTTTTCGATCTTTTCTTTCGGGCTTCTCGCGATTTGGTTTTCCGAATCCTCTTTCAATCCGATCTCAAACTCGTTCGGTTTTTGGGAAGGAAAGGAAGTGCGTTTCGGAATCTTAAACAGTTCGATCTGGGGCGCGGCGACCACGGTGGCGTCTAACGGATCGGTCAACGCGATGCACGACAGTTTTTCTCCGATCGGAGGTTTAGTAGAAATTTTGAATATACAATTAGGAGAAGTTATCTTCGGAGGAGTCGGCGCGGGGATGTACGGAATGATTCTGTTCGTTCTTCTTACCGTCTTTTTAAGCGGAATCATGGTGGGTCGAAGCCCCGAATACCTCGGCAAAAAAATCGAGAAAAGAGAGATTCAAATGTCGATCCTCGGAATTCTTTTGCCGTCCACGGTCATTCTTCTTTTTACCGCGATCTCCGTGAGTTTGCCGGAAGGAACCTCTTCTCTTTCAAACCGGGGACCGCACGGTCTTTCGGAAATTCTATACGCGTTTTCCTCCGGCGCGGGAAACAACGGAAGCGCCTTTGCGGGGTTGAACGTAAACACACCGTATTATAATATTCTAATAGGATTGGCGATGATTCTCGGAAGATTCGGAGTGATTCTTCCCGTGCTCGCAATCGCGGGGAGCTCGGCAGATAAAAAAAGATCCGAGGTTTCGTCCGAAGGAGCGTTTTCCGTGGAAGGCGGAACGTTCTACGTCCTTCTTCTTTCGGTGATCGTAATCGTCGGCGCGCTGACGTTTTTTCCCGTTCTGACCATCGGACCGATACTTGAGCATTTTCTAATGTTACAAGGCAAAACGTTTTAA
- the kdpC gene encoding potassium-transporting ATPase subunit KdpC, producing the protein MLKNASIAIRTLLVLTFLTGIFYPIVITGFAERLFPSRSNGSLIRIGEKIVGSEWIAQKFTKNEYIWSRPSASDYSALPSGASNLSVTSASLKNKVEERKKFLLAAHPNRTSVPPDLLFASGSGLDPHLSLDAVLFQMDRVVAARKLTPEQVLRFKKIVEESIEKPSFGYIGENRINVLRLNLKLDSEFGTIKE; encoded by the coding sequence ATGTTAAAAAATGCATCGATCGCAATCAGAACCTTACTCGTTCTTACGTTCCTTACGGGAATTTTTTATCCGATCGTAATCACCGGATTCGCAGAACGTCTTTTCCCTTCCCGTTCGAACGGAAGTCTAATCCGTATCGGCGAGAAAATCGTCGGCTCGGAATGGATCGCACAAAAGTTTACAAAAAACGAATATATTTGGTCCAGACCTTCGGCTTCGGATTATTCCGCGCTTCCCTCGGGGGCTTCGAACCTGAGCGTAACCAGCGCCTCTCTCAAAAATAAAGTCGAGGAAAGAAAAAAATTCCTTCTTGCGGCACATCCCAATCGAACGAGCGTTCCTCCCGATCTGTTGTTCGCCTCGGGCTCGGGATTGGATCCTCATCTCAGCTTGGATGCGGTTCTCTTTCAAATGGATCGTGTCGTGGCGGCGAGAAAACTTACCCCCGAACAAGTTCTTCGGTTTAAAAAAATCGTGGAAGAATCGATCGAAAAACCCTCCTTCGGCTATATCGGCGAGAATCGAATCAACGTTTTACGATTGAACTTGAAATTGGACAGCGAATTCGGAACCATCAAAGAATGA